In the genome of Arabidopsis thaliana chromosome 4, partial sequence, the window TCGCTGTGCATTTGGCTTTGGTGGATGCGTTATCTACCGGTGTGCGACAGCTGAACGTCTTCTCGGACTGTAAAGAGttaatctctcttctcaaCTCAGGAAAAAGTATCGTTGAACTGCGAGGACTGCTTCATGACATTAGAGAATTGAGTGTTTCCTTTACTCacctttgttttttctttatcccTCGTTTAAGTAATGTTGTGGCTGATTCTTTAGCTAAATCAGCCTTGTCTGTTATTCTCTCTTCCTCCGTTAGTGGTGGGTAAAACTCGTTTGcattttttataatgaagtttgataaaaaaaaaaaaaaacatattccaaaaaaatttaaaaaatctatacCCAAACCGATCCGAATTCGATTAGATCTAAATCAAAACCGAACCGATATTTTAGATTTACTTTTTGATCCTAAACTTTTCTACCCAAAAGATTCGTACCGGATCGGGTTTAATCCTAACTCTTCCAACTTACCCGAATACCCACTCCTAAATtctgattctgttttttttttttttttaacacggCAAATCAAAATTCTGATTCTGTTATTGTAGTAAAATCAGATTCATCTCTTTGGAAAAAAACGATAAGGGATCTCTCTCTAATTGGCGCTCCTTTACTAATTGCCCTTTAATTCCATCCATCTTCGGATTCTtttcaaatcaacaaaaaaagtacaaATCGGATCCCTACAATATCCTCTCCACTCTTCACAAATCCTTCTCCGAGATCTACAAACGCTGTTTCATTCTTCCGATTACAATGGCGACGAGAAGACGTACTTTGCTCAAGGTCATTGTCCTCGGTGACAGTGGGTATGGAAGATTCCGATCTCTAACTTCTTTCAATCTTTACGCGTTttgttcgattttgattttgatttctgattTTCGATTTTCGATTTCTAGGGTTGGAAAAACCTCCTTGATGAATCAGTATCCTTTTCAATTGAACAATTCATTCGATTTGGGGTTAATTGGCTACAGATTCGTTTTCGTGTATTGATTATGTGATTATGTGAAGTCTTTAATTGGTGAATTTTAGATATGTGCATAAGAAGTTTAGTATGCAGTATAAAGCAACGATTGGTGCTGATTTTGTAACCAAGGAGCTTCAGATTGGGGAAAAGCTTGTTACTTTACAGGTTTGGggcctttttcttttggttttgaaattacttttcttcgagatttgtgtgttttactttttttttttttttttttgtggtttttagATTTGGGATACTGCTGGACAAGAGAGATTCCAGAGTCTTGGTGCTGCTTTTTATAGAGGAGCTGATTGTTGTGCTTTGGTTTATGATGTTAATGTGTTGAGGTCTTTTGATAATCTCGAAACTTGGCATGAGGAGTTTCTTAAACAGGTTCGTATGACAATTTCCTTCTTTCTGTCACACTTTGTTTTGGTATGATCCatttgttatatgttttgctttgtgtGTTATGTTATAGGCATGGAACATAGGAATGTggtagtttttgttttaataggAATTGTTAGCTTTTGAGTATTTAGAGTCACAATCTTCAGATTTTTGGTTAACATTTCGTTTAAACAAAACCCAGAGtcaaactctcttttttgaTGATGTTGTGGGAAGAGTTTTTGATTATCGTCGTATGTCTTTTGGTTCTCAGGACTATAGctgaagttttgttttcccGTGAGTAACAAGATGATTGAGCAATGGAACatgttttttatgtttgaatgATCATTTGCGTTTTTTTACCTAGCGGTTTACTGGTTAAGCCAAGTATATTACTAACTTGCTTTCGTGTTCATAACAGTTTTAGAATTCATGACTCTATAAACCCTGTTCTCTAATCAGTGTGTTTTCCTGCACTCACACTTTCAATCCTTTTAACAATGTATAACATGCTAACTTGTATTGACTCCCTTTTCCATGGCATCGTTTTGGGACTGTCCAGGCAAGTCCATCAGATCCAAAGACATTTCCGTTTATAGTGCTTGGAAACAAGATTGACGTAGATGGAGGGAGCAGTAGAGTGGTAAGAGGAAGATCAAGATATGTCTTCCATCGTGCTTTAACTCTTTTACTCAGTCTTGTTTAATTCCTCTCTAACTACAGGTCTCTGATAAGAAAGCAGCTGACTGGTGTGCTTCAAATGGTAACATACCCTATTTCGAGACATCAGCAAAAGATGACTTCAATGTCGATGAGGCATTCTTAACCATTGCCAAAACCGCCCTTGCTAACGAACATGAACAGGATatgtaagttttctttttggtttagcTCTACTAAATGAGAGCTCGAAAGTGTCTAATTGTTAAACCGGAGAGTCTGAATATTGTAGAATCTCAATCTAAATCTGAATATGACGTTTAAATGTAGAAGGCAGATAGTGTAGCTTAAAGACAGTGACATTCTTACATGTCTATCTGCGATTTGTCTACTTCTGAATTCCAAACTCTTGTGTGATCCGAATTGGAAACTAAGAATGCATTAAAAATAACCGCTGAATACTTATACAGTATGTACCTCATACACAATGGCTTGGGTTAATTGCAGATACTTCCAAGGCATACCAGATGCAGTGACTGAAAACGAGCCAAAAGGCGGTGGTTGCGCTTGCTGAACCACAGATTTGAGGATTCAATGACATTCGTTTTTTTGATGCATTCATTTGAAGGTTGGTGTACTCTTGAGTTGCAGAACGATAAGCTTGTAGAAGCAATTTTTTGTCATTCCatcatatattaattgattGGAGAAGTCTGTGTATGATCAATCGATTCTGCTggatacaaattttatttttgtaagaagaaCCATTATTGCTCTTAATCCCTATGGCGATATAAAGTTGCATGCTACACTatttcagtttggtttgaCTCAACTGTCGGATATGTTACTACATCTATAGTTAGACCATATGTTCATTTTGCatgtatagtttttttcatAGAAATATTGTAAAACTTTGAAGTCAAACTTTAACCTAGATCAtgtgatattttaaaaaactttgtGAATGTAATACACTCGAATAGCTATTCAGGTGACAAAACCTAAACAGAGATTGTCTTAAACAATTCAGAGAGGATATAGCATGGTCGTCTATTTTCTTTAGTTCTCAGGCTGTATTATTACCCGGACGTGATCTGATTCTAGCTGCTACAGTGTACTATCTCCAACCTGGAGGCTACATCCCTGCAGAAGAAGGTGGTGGACTCAGTGAATCTGCAATTATACTTTCAATGCAATCATTACAGCTTTGAAGAACTAAGAGAGATATCATTGTCcttgcttttcttttgctaTAGCCTAAGTGGTTATTGCCTATTGGTCATGTTGGTGGGTATTGTACTATTGGGTATTGTACTATTGTTCACTcaagtatatgtatatgaccataaaaaaaaaaaaatggttattGCCTATTGgtcagttttttcttttaagtttgaCCCAAATCTTTCCATAAATTGTGATAAAACttaattcataaaatatataaaatatattttatatgtcTTTTAAATAGAAGTATTATTAGTTAATCATGCAGTGTATCATTCATCCAGtgtattatatgttttttaaataaaagtattattaaaaaaaatgtcattttacGAGACATGGTTatatggtaggacgggtttcgatcgatattaatacacaACGATATACTAGAGATAAAATTGTTGAATTAACAATCGAAATACAATTATACGatcttaaatactaaacaaaaaattaaaatttaaaaattagtttaaaaaatcGACCGGTATATCCAAATTCAAACATAAGTTTTACCTTAATGGGCCAACATATGGGCCTTAAAAGGCTTTGGATCTGTTACTATTACACTCCACTTGCAAAAacctatcttcttcttcttcttcgctgaACAACAAACAACGCTTCACAAAACCTTCCGATAAACCTCACAACCCTCTTCCTCCTCACACTACAGTAAGAAAAACACGCGCGAAAGCTATggtaggagcttcaagaacAATCCTATCCCTATCTCTATCATCTTCCCTCTTCACCTTCTCCAAAATCCCTCACGTTTTTCCATTTCTCCGCCTCCACAAACCCAGATTCCACCACGCGTTTCGTCCTCTTTACTCCGCCGCCgcaacaacttcttctccGACGACGGAGACTAATGTTACAGATCCGGATCAATTGAAACATACGATCTTACTAGAGAGGCTTAGGCTTCGACATTTGAAAGAATCAGCGAAACCACCACAACAGAGACCAAGTAGTGTTGTTGGTGTAGAGGAAGAGAGTAGTATTAGGAAGAAGAGTAAGAAGTTAGTTGAGAATTTTCAGGAATTGGGTTTAAGTGAAGAAGTTATGGGAGCTTTACAAGAGTTGAATATTGAGGTTCCTACTGAGATTCAGTGTATCGGAATACCTGCGGTTATGGAACGTAAGAGCGTTGTATTGGGTTCGCATACCGGTTCTGGCAAGACTCTTGCTTACTTGTTGCCTATTGTTCAGGTGCTTAGTGAGGTTTTATAGTTGAATGTTGCAGTTTACATTAGTCTTTGGCTCTTGAATTGCTTGTTTGCTagtgatacattttgattcTATAAGAAAGTGAAACAATTTAGTACTAATTCTATTGATTATATGCATCCATGTTGATATCAAGAGCacttgatttggtttgttttataatGTGTATAGCTCacttggtttgttttgttcattcTTTCGAGTAATGTATGACATGGCGGTTTAAGTTgtgttgatttgatttttgcagCTGAtgagagaagatgaagcaaaccttggtaaaaaaacaaagcctAGACGTCCCAGGACTGTTGTTCTTTGTCCTACAAGAGAACTATCTGAGCAGGTTTGTCTTCACCAAGATTAGTTTCGTTGTTTAGTTCGACTATAGTAACAATATGACTCTGCTGTTTCGGGGAAAAGGAAAAGTTGGAATCTTTACTTTAGCATAAAGTTTTGGTTACTTTCTTATAGGATGATGATAAAATTGGAGAATGTTTTAATATGtgattatagaattttttaCCAGTTTGTTATATCATAAATGTTTGTAGACAGAGAAATGGcgaaagaaaaactaattaagGAATCTGCATTAGGTTTACCGTGTGGCGAAGTCCATAAGTCATCACGCGAGGTTTAGATCTATATTGGTTAGTGGTGGTTCTCGGATAAGACCCCAGGAGGATTCTTTGAACAATGCAATAGATATGGTTGTTGGAACCCCTGGTAGGATTCTTCAGCATATCGAAGAAGGAAACATGGTGTATGGAGATATCGCATATTTGGTACGCACTACTTTGGGATCTTGACTTTATGTTCCATGATTCTTATGGTTTTAGGATCAACATTAAATTAAGGGCAATGCGAATCTCTTTACTCAGGTATTGGATGAGGCAGATACTATGTTTGATCGTGGCTTTGGTCCCGAAATTCGTAAATTCCTTGCCCCACTGAATCAACGTGCGTTGAAAACAAATGACCAAGGATTTCAAACCGTCTTAGTGACTGCTACTATGACAATGGTATGCACATGTTCATTGGGCTCAATATTACACACTTGCACCATTCTTTGCTATTATcatgatttataaatttgttgcTCCATGCATCTTGAACTTCAGATATTAAGGTAGTGAATGAAATTGTGAGTTTTCAGGCTGTTCAGAAGTTAGTCGATGAGGAGTTTCAAGGGATAGAGCATTTGCGTACATCAACACTGCATAAAAAGATAGCAAACGCTCGCCATGACTTCATCAAGCTTTCAGGTGGTGAAGATAAGCTAGAAGCACTTCTACAGGTAAACTACATCATTCAGTCTCTGATTTTTGAAGGCAATCAGAAATGTTAGGGTTCCTGTTTGGGTGCAAACATGTCCGAGTTACATGCACATTCTTTCTGGTATGCTCCTGCTGTActtatacattatttttgcTTGGATGAGAATGCAGGTTCTTGAACCTAGCCTAGCCAAAGGGAGCAAGGTGATGGTCTTCTGTAACACTTTGAACTCCAGTCGCGCTGTTGATCACTATCTTTCTGAAAACCAGATCTCCACTGTAAATTATCACGGTGAAGTTCCAGCAGAACAAAGGTGGGATTAAAACAGCTTAGCCTTAAACGTGATCCATTTCTTGAGGAATGCAGTGCTTAGTATTAACGTGTAAAATTGGTTTGCACTCATCTATCCAGGGTTGAGAATTTGAAAAAGTTCAAGGACGAAGAAGGAGACTGTCCCACGCTAGTGTGCACGGATTTGGCTGCAAGGGGTCTGGACCTCGACGTTGATCATGTAGTCATGTTTGATTTCCCAAAGAACTCGGTAAGTATCTTGGTCAAATGTTCCTGCCTATAatctttattctttcttctcttaactCGTTGATCCACTCTTCTTGACaccttaattttatttaaacttGAATTCCTTAGATTGACTACCTTCATCGCACTGGAAGAACAGCTCGGATGGGTGCTAAAGGTTTGTTTCATACCTCTAGATTATCACTTGTTAAGTTCTCGTATTTCAGATGGTTTCGGCTAGGGTGGCGTACCaagttttcagatttttttgtttatggacTATAGAAACAGAATGACATTAATATTGTCCGCTTTTGGTTATACTCATTGCTTCGGTTATGGTTTGAGGCGCTGAAAGTGCTGACATTGCCTCTTTACAGGAAAAGTGACAAGTCTAGTGAGCAGGAAGGACCAAATGTTAGCAGCACGAATCGAAGAAGCAATGAGAAACAACGAGAGCTTAGAATCACTCACGACTGATAATGTGAGGAGAGACGCCGCAAGAACCCATATCACTCAAGAGAAAGGAAGAAGCGTTAAGCAGATCAGAGAAGTGAGCAAGCAACGAAACTCCAGAGacaaaccatcatcatcatctcctcctGCAAGATCGACAGGTGGGAAGACACCCGTGAGAAAGTCAAGTTCAAGTTCGTTTTCGAAACCAAGAAAAGCATCATCTCCTCCAGAGAAATCTTcaaagccaaaaagaaaaatattaaaaacggTTGGATCCAGATCGATTGCTGCGAGGGGGAAGACGGGTTCAGATAGAAGACCAGGAAAGAAACTAAGTGTTGTTGGTTTCCGGGGCAAGTCTTCTTCGGCAAGAGCCTCTTGATTTACATTTTGGCAAGTTAACGTCAGTGGTGAAAGTGAATTATGTTCGGGTTATGATTACAGAAGCGTTAGTAATGATAGAAGAAGTTCACTTTTGAAACTCATAAACTATCAGAAAAGTCTGTATATGACATCTATGGTTATGGAGTGgagaaataatttgtttatctgTTTAAATTAATGCTGTGAAGTGTTCAATGGTAAGACATGATTAGGGGAGAGTTTGTTAAGTGTCCTCGAGTTATAGGGGACAGTCCCTGGACCCTAGTGGATGTGAGGCATAACCATACGATCAGAGGGGTGGTTGACGGCTACGGCACTCTTAGAGTTTCTGGAGGTTGAGGATTGTCTATGCCGCTCTATTTGATGTACAATATAATTAATGGAGAACCGTCTACTTTGATTGGGTAAGTAGTTTCTACCAGCTTCTAATTGCATTGCTGCAGTTTGGATCATATTAGAGAAATATTTCTACCAGTTTCTGGAGGTTGAGCATTCCAAACTCATCTAGTAGATTAGAGAAAGTGGCTATTAATGCACCATCAAGACTAACTCTACATAGTCAGTTTCAAACGCCTCACAATCAATCCTTCTTGTAATGATAATCTTCATAGCCCAAATTATTTCATCTTCGAGTGAAAGGGGGTGGGAGACCTCCAAAGACACTTTGAACCAAGAAGTACCGTTTGTTCATTTCCGTGAAAACACCACCTTCCATAGAAATCTTAGAGAATGAGTTGGACTTACCAAAGTTTCCCTAATAACACCGGATTCAGTGGATCTCTTCGCTTATGAATTGCTCACTTGTTGTGTTGTAATTTTGATATCATATTGTGGTTTTCATCCAAAATTAAACTCTATTCTgcctcattttttttattatcatcattttagtaattttcacctcaaaacaaaaacaaaaaataaaaatagataatcatatatatgaaagttggccaactctctTCATAAgattgacacatcatcactttagcatttGCTATGTctctattaaataattaatgtaagctcttcaacttttaatttataggttaatgattttttttgtaatccaaactcaaaatATGAGTGTATAATAGTCGTGGATtacttaatgatttgagtaaattattctcttaaatagatatttatataataaatctcTGAGGGTGAAAAATACGTAAAGAGTTCCATCATCAAATTTTTAGGTTTCTAGAATCCAACACTACCCTCTcttaaattggtttaagacaaacattatttatgaattatatgtatgatgcattgttgagaatgttattaggaaaaaatatttttaatactaaaagtAATTGTTTATTGCATGAGTGAAcgattagataaataaaatttatatttaaattaaacaatacaaaaaaatccaaaaaaaacgCGGCGTAGCGCGGGTGATCATCtagttatttataaaaactaaaaactaaaaaaatgtcGTTCAAGGttttgcaaaaaataaaatctacaccaaaaaacaaaacaaattccaaaaaactaaaaatcaatGAATCATTCATGGCCTTAGTTAGCATTTATAAGAGAATCCAATTTTTACTCATCTCTACATTATATTTTTCGGGAGTTTTGGGCTTGTGCCGGCCCAATATGAaagtatttttcttaacctttttgtgttgttgtgacaaaatctaaactttattttattttattttctcaaagcTTTCTAGTCTCGTTAGATCTGCAAAAAATCACCCGCtccaagaaagagaaaatgatctGAATTGAATGCTCTTAATCCTCCAAAAAATCCTCctcaagaaagagaaaatattgtttgaaTCTAGTGAAATAGAGAATGTaagtgtttattttcttcgaaaagaatcaaaataacCGAGAAATTGATTtctaattgttatttttgttttgttttgttctagagatcaaaataataaaacaatttaagagATATTATCAAAGAATCAGAGTGATTAGAGATTACAAAAATGCCCCTATTCTCCCTCATGGTTTTGACGTTAATACTCTACTGATCCCAATGTTTCAAAGTCATCTCCAATCTAATTGCTACTAGGGAGAAATTTTGGTTGAGTTTATTGTATCGGATGGAACATATCCCGCTAAGATTAACTCTGATACCTACAACAACTTAGAGGCTGACAATGATAGAGACCGACGACTCTTTCTTACCGATTTAAAAATGGGTGAGTTGGAGGTTTtgtacatttttaaaacttagaACTTGATTGAAGACCTTTAGATTTGCGTATTTCAAGAGTGTTTTGGAAAACCGCAAAATATCACCAATCacacatttgttttgtaaattgtatttttttaagaaaacaaataaaagtctATTTGCGTTTTCTTTATCAGATAATAACTCTTGAAACGCGCTTCTTAAactatttaataattaattgtttttctacttttgtacAGTAAAAGatctacaaattaataatgtttgtACCGtgaaattttctcaatttatAGAAGTATtgatttatcgataaattaataattattaattcatagagagatttggttaattttgtaaaattttaatacttttatGTGTGGaaagaatttttttcattataatcaacatattttttagAACCAGTtacaagtaaaagaaaatattttgtttaaaaacaacaaatatgttttttaaatagtGAAATATCGAAAATGAATacttatcaaaaatattttaatgtaaatattagaaaataacaGTTCTAAAGTCATATTTCACTAATTCTTTCTTACACATATGGGTAAGTAAGGTAAAAGTTTTcctcaaaaataataatttgtagatatatatatatatatatatatatatatatatataaatatagatttATATTCAAACTAATATAACGTAAAGGTTCAgtcaaaatgaaaattaatctCATATAGTACTAAATACATAGAAGGGAAGTACTAGAGTCTAGcttgaaaacataattaagtAGTTTTCATTTTAGCTAAGCTATACAATTCAACTATATGTagtgtgtgtatgtatgtatacataaataaaatgtatttaaagCAAATGATACATCCCCGATTGTTTATTCAAATTCATAGTCTTGAGAGTTGTTGATGAATAGTCATTCTTCCTTTgctaatatttgtttctccACAACCAAATCTAAACGTAGCTTTGTTAGGAAGAACTGATCAGAGCAGCGACTGACCCAATAAAGGCGGCATTGATGTAAGTTGTGGGCTCTGCATGAGAATAATCTGTTCTTTTGTCGCTATACTGGTCGGATGAATTTGGTCCGCCCACAATTGCGCCGGTATGCACATTCGGGTTTGGTGTATCAAAATTGTAGTATGAAAATCCTCCATTACAGTCGATTTTCTCTGGTTTAGATTGGATTGACGGTAATGACGAGCCTCTATGATGAGGTTGTGTAGGATACTTTGTTCCAAATCCAACCATGTAAGACATTTTCAATGGATTATTTCCAAGAATGTAATCAACCTGAATATCAAACCGGTTGGTTAAAAACATGGTATTGGTATATAGAACCAGACTAGCGggataatttaatttctttacctGTGACTTGGCAAAATTTCGAATTTGAGATACGGTGAACTGAGTCGACCCACACTGGATTGAACCAACCCCGGCTTTGGTTAGAGTTTTTGAGTAATAGAATAATATAGTTGTAGCCGTTGTTACATACTGTAAGTTGCTACTGTctctaataaacaaaatgccacctgaataaacaaaaatcacaaacaaatGTTAACCATAAAACCAACACCAAagagaacagaaaaaaaaaaactcaaaacaattTAACTAGTGAATATTTACCAGGAGTTGGCTTAATTTGTTGAGAGCTACTTCCTGGCATCAATGCACAGACGAATGATTCAACATCGGTCTTAAATTTTTCCAAGTCATTTGCCCCGTTGTAAAACTCcttaattaaaataagaaaataacaagaaatatGAATTTAGATCAACTTGATGTTAtagattaaaaacataatGTATAATTTAGCGAAATTGGTTTAGTTATAATGCTATATATACTAACCGATGCGAGTAAAGCTTGAACGCCGGCGAATTTGTTGTCCCAACTAAATTCATTGATGGCTTTGCTCCAATCTTTGTTGCTTATAACATAATTTAAGTAACTCTTTTCCC includes:
- a CDS encoding uncharacterized protein (unknown protein; Has 30201 Blast hits to 17322 proteins in 780 species: Archae - 12; Bacteria - 1396; Metazoa - 17338; Fungi - 3422; Plants - 5037; Viruses - 0; Other Eukaryotes - 2996 (source: NCBI BLink).), with the translated sequence MIRGEFVKCPRVIGDSPWTLVDVRHNHTIRGVVDGYGTLRVSGG
- the RH39 gene encoding RH39 (RH39 (RH39); FUNCTIONS IN: LSU rRNA binding, ATPase activity, ATP-dependent helicase activity; INVOLVED IN: chloroplast ribulose bisphosphate carboxylase complex biogenesis, chloroplast rRNA processing; LOCATED IN: chloroplast; EXPRESSED IN: 21 plant structures; EXPRESSED DURING: 13 growth stages; CONTAINS InterPro DOMAIN/s: RNA helicase, DEAD-box type, Q motif (InterPro:IPR014014), DNA/RNA helicase, DEAD/DEAH box type, N-terminal (InterPro:IPR011545), DEAD-like helicase, N-terminal (InterPro:IPR014001), DNA/RNA helicase, C-terminal (InterPro:IPR001650), Helicase, superfamily 1/2, ATP-binding domain (InterPro:IPR014021); BEST Arabidopsis thaliana protein match is: DEA(D/H)-box RNA helicase family protein (TAIR:AT3G06980.1); Has 40425 Blast hits to 39698 proteins in 3032 species: Archae - 675; Bacteria - 19989; Metazoa - 5933; Fungi - 4498; Plants - 2407; Viruses - 9; Other Eukaryotes - 6914 (source: NCBI BLink).) — its product is MVGASRTILSLSLSSSLFTFSKIPHVFPFLRLHKPRFHHAFRPLYSAAATTSSPTTETNVTDPDQLKHTILLERLRLRHLKESAKPPQQRPSSVVGVEEESSIRKKSKKLVENFQELGLSEEVMGALQELNIEVPTEIQCIGIPAVMERKSVVLGSHTGSGKTLAYLLPIVQLMREDEANLGKKTKPRRPRTVVLCPTRELSEQVYRVAKSISHHARFRSILVSGGSRIRPQEDSLNNAIDMVVGTPGRILQHIEEGNMVYGDIAYLVLDEADTMFDRGFGPEIRKFLAPLNQRALKTNDQGFQTVLVTATMTMAVQKLVDEEFQGIEHLRTSTLHKKIANARHDFIKLSGGEDKLEALLQVLEPSLAKGSKVMVFCNTLNSSRAVDHYLSENQISTVNYHGEVPAEQRVENLKKFKDEEGDCPTLVCTDLAARGLDLDVDHVVMFDFPKNSIDYLHRTGRTARMGAKGKVTSLVSRKDQMLAARIEEAMRNNESLESLTTDNVRRDAARTHITQEKGRSVKQIREVSKQRNSRDKPSSSSPPARSTGGKTPVRKSSSSSFSKPRKASSPPEKSSKPKRKILKTVGSRSIAARGKTGSDRRPGKKLSVVGFRGKSSSARAS